A stretch of the Haloarcula ordinaria genome encodes the following:
- the pyrI gene encoding aspartate carbamoyltransferase regulatory subunit, with protein MTDDDRQLRVSKIRNGTVIDHITGGQSLNVLAILGIDGTSGDSVSVAMNMPSERLGLKDIVKVEGRELSQDEVDVLSLIAPAASINIVRNYEVVEKHRVERPDVVVGVLECPNHNCITTENEPVASRFAVTDDGVRCEYCNTIIRDDLPAHILAE; from the coding sequence ATGACTGACGACGACCGACAACTACGGGTCTCGAAGATTCGCAACGGCACCGTCATCGACCACATCACCGGCGGGCAGTCGCTGAACGTGCTCGCCATCCTCGGCATCGACGGCACCAGCGGTGACTCGGTCTCCGTCGCGATGAACATGCCTTCCGAGCGACTCGGCCTGAAGGACATCGTGAAAGTGGAGGGCCGCGAGCTCTCCCAGGACGAGGTCGACGTCCTCTCGCTCATCGCGCCAGCCGCCTCGATCAACATCGTCCGCAACTACGAGGTCGTCGAGAAACACCGCGTCGAGCGCCCGGACGTCGTCGTGGGCGTCCTGGAGTGTCCGAACCACAACTGCATCACGACCGAGAACGAGCCCGTCGCGTCCCGCTTTGCCGTCACCGACGACGGCGTGCGCTGTGAGTACTGCAACACCATCATCCGCGACGACCTGCCGGCCCACATCCTCGCGGAGTAG
- a CDS encoding DUF5804 family protein, with protein sequence MTQVCLVGSEDVNLRYELLSRETARDALATYDLQEPFENCLSVETVSLGAAVALLNDLNWYLVRFVDAAFVREPSIHETEWLSRDLAAAVRDDGVAPDETGRFLTVYGIVEDDAANEEGSEDGTERTDPPEEPSVQDAPPRLVEPMLVTRTGDGIPEYDLRDVDDTLVVRVTEDEFGA encoded by the coding sequence ATGACGCAGGTCTGTCTCGTCGGGAGCGAGGACGTCAACCTCCGGTACGAACTGCTCTCGCGCGAGACCGCACGGGACGCGCTCGCCACCTACGACCTGCAGGAGCCGTTCGAGAACTGCCTGAGCGTCGAGACGGTCAGCCTCGGGGCGGCCGTCGCCCTGCTGAACGACCTGAACTGGTACCTCGTCCGGTTCGTCGACGCGGCGTTCGTCCGCGAGCCGTCGATTCACGAGACCGAGTGGCTCTCGCGTGACCTCGCCGCGGCCGTCAGGGACGACGGGGTGGCGCCCGACGAGACCGGTCGGTTTCTCACCGTGTACGGCATCGTCGAGGACGACGCGGCGAACGAGGAGGGGTCCGAGGACGGGACAGAGCGGACAGACCCACCCGAGGAGCCGTCGGTACAGGACGCCCCGCCGCGACTGGTCGAGCCGATGCTGGTGACCCGCACCGGCGACGGAATCCCCGAGTACGACCTGCGCGACGTGGACGACACGCTGGTCGTCAGAGTTACCGAAGACGAGTTCGGGGCCTAA
- a CDS encoding tRNA sulfurtransferase produces MHPPDADVVLIRHGDIGVKSEQVRRKMESRLADNLRTMLADRGVDGDVEQRRNRLFVHTDDPAAVTAAAADTVGVSSASPALTVAPTLDDICAALAAATHEHYDGGTFAVDARRAGPADAHPFSSTDIESEGGAAVWGAIDAMGGDPSVDLDDPDFRLFVECRRDEAFVFLERCEGPGGLPLGSQRPVVALVSGGIDSPVAAWQLMRRGAPVVPVYVDLGAYGGADHRARALSTVETLAAYAPTTDLSTHVVDAGDVAAALDDTMGAMRMLAVRRFMLVAAEAVAEDVGAVGIVTGEAIGQKSSQTSANIAVTDAATSLPVHRPLLTLDKPEITQQARDLGTFRDSTIDAGCDRLAPSLPATNSSLAAIRDAEPDDLFERARTAAGERSVVPIER; encoded by the coding sequence ATGCATCCACCTGACGCCGACGTGGTCCTCATCAGACACGGCGACATCGGCGTCAAGAGCGAGCAGGTCCGCCGGAAGATGGAGAGCCGCCTCGCGGACAATCTGAGGACCATGCTCGCGGACCGGGGCGTCGACGGCGACGTCGAACAGCGACGGAACCGCCTGTTCGTCCACACGGACGACCCCGCGGCCGTCACCGCAGCGGCGGCCGACACCGTCGGCGTCTCGTCTGCCTCTCCGGCCCTGACTGTCGCCCCGACGCTCGACGACATCTGTGCGGCACTGGCTGCCGCGACGCACGAACACTACGACGGCGGGACGTTCGCCGTCGACGCCCGCCGCGCGGGACCCGCGGACGCACACCCGTTCTCGAGCACCGACATCGAGTCCGAGGGCGGCGCGGCGGTCTGGGGGGCCATCGACGCCATGGGTGGGGACCCGTCCGTCGACCTCGACGACCCCGACTTCCGGCTGTTCGTCGAGTGCCGGCGCGACGAGGCGTTCGTCTTCTTAGAGCGCTGCGAGGGACCGGGTGGCCTTCCGCTGGGGAGCCAGCGTCCCGTAGTCGCGCTGGTCAGTGGCGGCATCGACTCGCCGGTCGCCGCCTGGCAGCTCATGCGCCGCGGGGCCCCGGTCGTCCCCGTCTACGTCGACCTCGGGGCGTACGGCGGCGCCGACCATCGGGCCCGGGCGCTCTCGACCGTGGAGACGCTGGCCGCATACGCGCCGACGACGGACCTCTCGACGCACGTCGTCGACGCGGGCGACGTCGCTGCCGCCCTGGACGACACGATGGGAGCCATGCGGATGCTTGCGGTCCGCCGGTTCATGCTCGTGGCCGCGGAAGCCGTTGCCGAGGACGTCGGGGCCGTCGGTATCGTCACCGGCGAGGCTATCGGCCAGAAGTCCAGCCAGACGAGCGCGAACATCGCCGTCACCGACGCGGCGACGTCACTGCCGGTCCACCGGCCGCTCCTCACGCTCGACAAGCCCGAGATAACGCAGCAGGCTCGCGACCTCGGCACGTTCCGCGACTCGACCATCGACGCCGGCTGTGACCGACTCGCGCCGTCGCTTCCGGCGACGAACAGCTCTCTGGCGGCGATTCGCGACGCCGAACCCGACGACCTCTTCGAGCGGGCACGGACGGCGGCCGGCGAGCGGTCGGTCGTCCCCATCGAAAGGTAA
- a CDS encoding FKBP-type peptidyl-prolyl cis-trans isomerase encodes MSNESEADAEAVEEEADTEDEQTESGLQDGDVIKLAYTARTVDDGNLVDTTHEEIAEEDGIDTEQQDWGPRTIVLGEGHIFPDVEEDIMGKAVGDEGSVTIAAADAFGEYDEEQVRTVSKDKIPEDDRYPGGHVDIDGEHGHVETIIGGRARVDFNHPLAGEDVEYDYEIVEEVTDREEKAAGILDLMLDMRLDVWFETETVEEEQLVESEDDEDSEASEDASDEGGEAAEASEPEYETVEVEKETLYIEATPQLTMNQQWMMGKQQIAQQLTQLLDVDRIIVQEELGGMGMGMPGMMGGGMGGAGGMGDIEDALEDADVDAEEIMDEIEDVEE; translated from the coding sequence ATGAGCAACGAGTCCGAGGCCGACGCGGAAGCGGTCGAGGAAGAGGCAGACACCGAGGACGAACAGACCGAGAGCGGACTCCAGGACGGCGACGTCATCAAACTCGCCTACACCGCCCGCACCGTCGACGACGGCAACCTCGTCGACACGACGCACGAGGAAATCGCTGAGGAAGACGGCATCGACACCGAGCAGCAGGACTGGGGCCCGCGTACCATCGTCCTGGGTGAGGGTCACATCTTCCCGGACGTCGAGGAGGACATCATGGGGAAGGCGGTCGGCGACGAGGGGAGCGTCACCATCGCGGCCGCCGACGCCTTCGGCGAGTACGACGAAGAGCAGGTCCGAACCGTCTCGAAGGACAAGATCCCGGAAGACGACCGCTACCCCGGCGGCCACGTCGACATCGACGGCGAGCACGGCCACGTCGAGACCATCATCGGCGGGCGTGCCCGCGTCGACTTCAACCACCCGCTGGCGGGCGAGGACGTCGAGTACGACTACGAGATCGTCGAGGAGGTCACCGACCGCGAGGAGAAGGCCGCCGGCATCCTCGACCTGATGCTCGACATGCGCCTCGACGTCTGGTTCGAGACCGAGACCGTCGAGGAAGAGCAGCTCGTCGAGAGCGAGGACGACGAGGACAGCGAGGCGTCGGAAGACGCCTCGGACGAAGGCGGCGAAGCCGCCGAAGCGAGCGAACCCGAGTACGAGACCGTCGAGGTCGAGAAGGAGACGCTCTACATCGAGGCGACCCCGCAGCTGACGATGAACCAGCAGTGGATGATGGGCAAACAGCAGATCGCCCAGCAGCTCACCCAGCTGCTCGACGTCGACCGCATCATCGTCCAGGAGGAGCTGGGCGGGATGGGTATGGGTATGCCCGGCATGATGGGCGGCGGCATGGGCGGCGCCGGCGGGATGGGCGACATCGAGGACGCGCTCGAGGACGCCGACGTCGACGCCGAGGAGATCATGGACGAGATCGAAGACGTCGAAGAGTAA
- a CDS encoding methionine adenosyltransferase: MTDRNIHVQPEHGLAVEDQDVEIVERKGIGHPDSICDGVAETVARALAQGYIERFGKVLHFNTDETQLVAGTAAPAYGGGEVLEPIYLLIVGRATKAYEGQRFPAERIALEAARGYLDETFPHLDSGSDIIVDVQLGEGSGDLQTVFGEAGAVPMANDTSYGVGHAPLSETEQIVYNTERKLTGEYAADNPVVGQDVKVMGKREGDHIDVTVAVAMVDEHVADIHAYKQAVEDVREYVGTLATEYTDREVTVHVNTADDYDEQSIYLTVTGTSAEQGDDGSVGRGNRANGLITPNRPMSMEATSGKNPINHIGKIYNLLSTEIAHSVVDEVDGIRQLQLRLLSQIGSPIDQPHVADAMLVTEDGVELGDIETEVRAAVDEELAAVTDVTEQVIEGDVSTF; the protein is encoded by the coding sequence ATGACCGACCGGAACATCCACGTCCAGCCCGAACACGGGCTGGCAGTCGAAGACCAGGACGTCGAAATCGTCGAGCGGAAGGGTATCGGTCACCCCGACTCTATCTGCGACGGCGTCGCCGAGACCGTCGCACGAGCGCTCGCACAGGGCTACATCGAGCGCTTCGGCAAAGTGCTTCACTTCAACACCGACGAGACGCAGCTCGTCGCCGGGACGGCCGCACCGGCCTACGGCGGCGGCGAGGTGCTCGAACCCATCTATCTCCTCATCGTCGGGCGCGCGACCAAGGCCTACGAGGGCCAGCGCTTCCCGGCCGAGCGCATCGCGCTCGAAGCCGCCCGGGGGTACCTCGACGAGACGTTCCCCCACCTGGACTCGGGGAGCGACATCATCGTCGACGTCCAGCTGGGCGAGGGCTCGGGCGACCTCCAGACCGTCTTCGGCGAGGCGGGCGCGGTGCCGATGGCCAACGACACGAGTTACGGTGTCGGCCACGCGCCACTCTCCGAGACCGAGCAGATCGTCTACAACACGGAACGCAAACTCACCGGTGAATACGCGGCCGACAACCCGGTCGTCGGCCAGGACGTGAAGGTGATGGGCAAACGCGAGGGGGACCACATCGACGTCACCGTCGCCGTCGCGATGGTCGACGAGCACGTCGCGGACATCCATGCCTACAAGCAGGCGGTCGAGGACGTCCGGGAGTACGTCGGGACGCTGGCGACGGAGTACACCGACCGCGAGGTCACCGTCCACGTCAACACCGCCGACGACTACGACGAGCAGTCCATCTACCTCACGGTGACCGGGACCAGCGCCGAACAGGGCGACGACGGCTCTGTCGGCCGGGGCAACCGTGCGAACGGCCTCATCACGCCCAATCGACCGATGAGCATGGAGGCCACCTCCGGCAAGAACCCCATCAACCACATCGGGAAGATATACAACCTCCTCTCGACGGAGATCGCCCACTCCGTCGTCGACGAGGTCGACGGTATCCGCCAGCTCCAGCTGCGACTGCTCTCTCAAATCGGCTCGCCCATCGACCAGCCTCACGTCGCCGACGCGATGCTCGTCACCGAGGACGGCGTCGAACTCGGCGACATCGAGACCGAGGTCCGCGCGGCCGTCGACGAGGAACTGGCGGCCGTCACCGACGTCACCGAGCAGGTCATCGAGGGCGACGTCTCGACGTTCTGA
- the cyaB gene encoding class IV adenylate cyclase — MYEVEVKVPADLSSVERALEDAGAERAGEVVQVDTYYDAPHRDFAETDEALRTREETRDGETTTKLTYKGPLVDDESKTREEFETAVADGAATATIFERMGFSPAATVRKDRQFYTLDGYTVTLDDVEGVGEFVEVEVETDEAGVERARAGAFEILELLGLDPADQVRTSYLGLLLENAGE; from the coding sequence ATGTACGAAGTCGAAGTGAAGGTGCCCGCCGACCTCTCCAGCGTCGAACGCGCGCTCGAGGACGCGGGTGCCGAGCGAGCAGGTGAAGTGGTCCAGGTCGACACCTACTACGACGCGCCCCACCGGGACTTCGCCGAGACGGACGAGGCGCTCCGCACCCGCGAGGAGACGCGGGACGGCGAGACGACGACGAAACTCACCTACAAGGGGCCGCTCGTGGACGACGAATCGAAGACGCGCGAGGAGTTCGAGACGGCCGTCGCCGACGGTGCGGCCACTGCGACCATCTTCGAGCGGATGGGCTTCTCGCCGGCGGCGACCGTCCGCAAGGACCGGCAGTTCTACACGCTCGACGGCTACACGGTGACGCTGGACGATGTCGAGGGCGTCGGTGAGTTCGTCGAAGTCGAGGTCGAGACGGACGAGGCCGGCGTCGAGCGGGCACGAGCGGGTGCCTTCGAGATACTGGAACTGCTCGGTCTCGACCCGGCCGACCAGGTCCGGACCTCCTACCTCGGACTGCTGCTCGAAAATGCGGGGGAGTAA
- a CDS encoding RAD55 family ATPase — translation MVNRLRTGIEVLDRKLDGGIPAGSIVALTASPASQAELFLYELTATRGTLWLSLDRTAESVVASIEQTPANTGDPTVRHISGEAPLDNAGKLVSALPETSNLIVDPLDVLESQEPPSRFRAFMNDLQNHIVNTGSLAILHCLDGRTIPPLRDTTEHFADVVFQLDTRVSGDEVENRLAIPKFRGGRAPKDVIKLDLVEQVSIDTSRDIA, via the coding sequence ATGGTGAACCGGCTGCGAACGGGTATCGAGGTCCTCGACAGGAAGCTCGACGGCGGCATCCCAGCCGGGAGTATCGTCGCCCTGACCGCGAGTCCGGCCAGCCAGGCGGAGCTGTTCCTCTACGAACTCACGGCCACGCGCGGGACGCTGTGGCTCTCGCTCGACCGAACCGCCGAGTCGGTGGTCGCGAGCATCGAGCAGACGCCGGCCAACACCGGCGACCCGACGGTCCGCCACATCTCGGGGGAGGCACCGCTCGACAACGCCGGGAAGCTCGTCTCCGCGCTCCCGGAGACGTCGAACCTCATCGTGGACCCGCTGGACGTCCTCGAGTCCCAGGAGCCGCCGTCCCGGTTCCGCGCGTTCATGAACGACCTCCAGAACCACATCGTCAACACGGGGAGTCTGGCCATCCTCCACTGTCTGGACGGCCGGACCATCCCACCGCTCCGGGATACGACCGAGCACTTCGCCGACGTCGTCTTCCAGCTCGACACCCGCGTGAGCGGCGACGAGGTGGAGAACCGCCTCGCCATCCCGAAGTTCCGCGGTGGCCGCGCTCCGAAAGACGTCATCAAACTGGACCTCGTCGAGCAGGTCAGCATCGACACTTCGCGCGACATCGCCTGA
- a CDS encoding carboxymuconolactone decarboxylase family protein, whose protein sequence is MATTESATDVREDMEETFGMVPSPLDAIPEADVASEWPFFKKYTVGESEIPAKYRELMGLAVAANIRCPYCLHFHRTAAELHGASEAELAEVVSLASLTSRYSAMLHASDKDLEEFKTDVRKIADHLEAHGGD, encoded by the coding sequence ATGGCGACAACAGAGTCAGCGACAGACGTCCGAGAGGACATGGAAGAGACGTTCGGGATGGTCCCGTCCCCGTTGGACGCGATTCCGGAGGCGGACGTGGCCTCCGAATGGCCGTTCTTCAAGAAGTACACGGTCGGCGAATCCGAGATTCCCGCGAAGTACCGCGAACTGATGGGCCTGGCCGTCGCGGCCAACATCAGGTGCCCCTACTGCCTGCACTTCCACAGGACGGCGGCGGAGCTCCACGGCGCGAGCGAGGCGGAACTGGCGGAGGTCGTCTCGCTCGCGAGTCTGACCTCGCGGTACAGCGCGATGCTGCACGCGTCCGACAAGGACCTAGAGGAGTTCAAGACGGACGTGAGGAAGATCGCGGACCACCTCGAGGCCCACGGCGGCGACTGA
- a CDS encoding threonine ammonia-lyase produces MDGRYTPAESPDETTVFPYHDLTPPSTADVAAARKIVRQHLPKTPLVRSESLSAELDAEVYLKREDTLPTGAFKIRGGVNLVATLDEEFRERGLLAASTGNHGQSIAWAGRQFDVPVTIGVPADANPEKVAAMERFGAEVIQRGADYDAAREHIEKLAAQRQARYVHSGNEPKLVAGVGTAGLEVVDDLPSVDRVFCPVGGGSAAAGYCLTVGALTDAEVIGVQAAAAPAVHNAWRDGTMDAHEPVDTMAEGVATRVPFALTVEVLRDRLTDFRLVSESAIRDGVRDLFLDERIVMEGACATGVAAARQAGDDIAGETVVIPVSGRNISHEKLVDLLTDGANAQ; encoded by the coding sequence ATGGACGGCCGGTACACCCCCGCCGAATCGCCGGACGAGACGACAGTGTTCCCCTATCACGACCTGACGCCGCCGTCGACGGCCGACGTGGCCGCCGCTCGGAAGATAGTCCGGCAACACCTCCCGAAGACGCCGCTGGTCCGCTCGGAGTCACTCTCGGCCGAACTCGACGCGGAGGTGTACCTCAAGCGCGAGGACACGCTGCCGACAGGGGCGTTCAAAATCCGCGGCGGGGTGAACCTCGTCGCGACGCTCGACGAGGAGTTCCGCGAGCGGGGGCTGCTCGCGGCGAGTACGGGGAATCACGGTCAGTCGATAGCCTGGGCCGGCCGCCAGTTCGACGTCCCGGTGACTATCGGCGTCCCGGCCGACGCAAACCCCGAGAAGGTCGCGGCCATGGAGCGCTTCGGCGCGGAAGTCATCCAGCGCGGGGCAGATTACGACGCTGCGCGCGAGCACATCGAGAAACTGGCCGCACAGCGGCAGGCTCGGTACGTCCACTCGGGCAACGAACCGAAACTCGTGGCCGGCGTGGGTACCGCCGGCCTCGAAGTCGTCGACGACCTCCCCTCGGTCGACCGCGTGTTCTGTCCGGTCGGGGGCGGGTCGGCGGCCGCCGGATACTGCCTCACCGTCGGCGCACTGACCGACGCCGAGGTAATCGGCGTCCAGGCCGCGGCGGCCCCGGCCGTCCACAACGCCTGGCGGGACGGGACGATGGACGCCCACGAGCCAGTGGACACGATGGCGGAGGGCGTCGCCACGCGGGTCCCGTTCGCCCTCACTGTGGAGGTGCTGCGGGACCGACTCACGGACTTCCGGCTCGTCTCCGAATCGGCCATCCGCGACGGGGTGCGTGACCTGTTCCTGGACGAACGCATCGTCATGGAGGGCGCGTGCGCGACCGGCGTTGCCGCCGCCCGACAGGCCGGCGACGACATCGCCGGCGAGACCGTCGTCATCCCCGTCTCGGGGCGGAACATCTCCCACGAGAAACTCGTCGACCTACTCACGGACGGGGCGAACGCGCAGTGA
- a CDS encoding MinD/ParA family ATP-binding protein: MLAIAGGKGGCGKTTTALGVARAMARAGRRPVVVDADLDMPDLHRQAGVAQTPGVATAASRSAPLEVAHPSTCVDGVDVLPAAGASPVALASVLDALETSDRPVLLDCPAGAGPDGAVPLRAATHSVLVSTPTRQSLLDAVKTAAMARQLDSPPALTVVSRSEGDVDPTPLLGRQPTVHVPDVSLPPLEATEPATRYREVVKNLKKRNA, translated from the coding sequence ATGCTCGCAATCGCTGGCGGGAAGGGCGGCTGTGGGAAGACGACGACTGCGCTCGGGGTCGCTCGCGCGATGGCCAGGGCCGGTCGTCGACCGGTCGTGGTCGACGCGGACCTGGACATGCCGGACCTCCACCGCCAGGCCGGCGTCGCGCAGACACCTGGAGTGGCCACTGCCGCGAGTCGGTCGGCTCCCCTCGAGGTCGCCCATCCCTCCACCTGCGTCGACGGCGTCGACGTGCTCCCCGCCGCCGGCGCGTCGCCGGTCGCCCTCGCTTCGGTCCTCGATGCCCTGGAAACCAGTGACCGTCCGGTCCTGCTCGACTGTCCCGCGGGCGCTGGTCCGGACGGTGCGGTTCCGCTCCGCGCGGCGACGCATAGCGTCCTCGTCTCGACACCGACCAGGCAGAGTCTCCTGGACGCTGTGAAGACGGCCGCGATGGCGCGGCAGCTCGATTCGCCACCGGCACTCACGGTCGTGTCCCGGAGCGAGGGCGACGTCGACCCGACACCGCTGCTCGGGCGCCAGCCGACCGTCCACGTTCCGGACGTATCACTACCTCCACTCGAAGCCACGGAACCGGCAACACGGTACCGAGAAGTCGTGAAAAACCTGAAAAAGCGGAATGCTTAA
- the pyrB gene encoding aspartate carbamoyltransferase has protein sequence MRHDHIISATQLTRADIEAVLDHAADIAENPSAYGDRHSDKLLGTLFFEPSTRTKMSFTTAMKRLGGDIVDMGSVESSSVKKGESLADTVRVVEGYADALVLRHPMEGSAKMASEFVDVPLVNAGDGAGQHPTQTLLDLYTIRENAGFDDLTIGIMGDLKYGRTVHSLAHALTTVDARQHFISPESLQLPRSVRVDLHDEGAEVREHTALDEVLPQLDVLYVTRIQRERFPDESEYRAVAGEYQIDAETLEAAADDLTVMHPLPRVDEISHDVDDTEYAKYFQQAHNGVPVRMALLDLMLGGDQ, from the coding sequence ATGCGGCACGACCATATCATCAGCGCGACACAACTCACACGGGCCGACATCGAGGCGGTGCTCGACCACGCGGCCGACATCGCCGAGAACCCGAGTGCGTACGGCGACCGGCACTCGGACAAACTGCTCGGGACGCTCTTCTTCGAGCCGAGTACGCGCACGAAGATGAGTTTCACGACGGCGATGAAACGGCTGGGCGGCGACATCGTCGACATGGGGTCGGTCGAATCATCGAGCGTCAAGAAAGGCGAGTCGCTGGCCGACACCGTCCGCGTCGTCGAGGGGTACGCCGACGCGCTCGTCTTGCGCCACCCGATGGAGGGGTCGGCGAAGATGGCCAGCGAGTTCGTCGACGTCCCGCTGGTCAACGCGGGCGACGGGGCGGGTCAACACCCGACTCAAACGCTGCTGGACCTCTACACCATCCGCGAGAACGCCGGCTTCGACGACCTCACCATCGGCATCATGGGCGACCTGAAGTACGGTCGGACGGTCCACTCGCTGGCCCACGCCCTGACGACCGTCGACGCGCGCCAGCACTTCATCAGTCCCGAGTCACTCCAGCTGCCCCGCTCGGTTCGCGTCGACCTGCACGACGAGGGCGCGGAGGTTCGCGAACACACCGCCCTCGACGAGGTGCTCCCCCAGCTGGACGTCCTCTACGTGACGCGCATCCAGCGCGAGCGGTTCCCCGACGAGAGCGAGTACCGCGCCGTCGCGGGCGAGTACCAGATCGACGCCGAGACGCTCGAGGCGGCGGCCGACGACCTCACCGTCATGCACCCGCTGCCACGGGTCGACGAGATTTCACACGACGTCGACGACACGGAGTACGCGAAGTACTTCCAGCAGGCCCACAACGGCGTGCCCGTTCGGATGGCGCTGCTGGACCTGATGCTCGGAGGCGACCAATGA